One Chanodichthys erythropterus isolate Z2021 chromosome 10, ASM2448905v1, whole genome shotgun sequence DNA segment encodes these proteins:
- the cox14 gene encoding cytochrome c oxidase assembly protein COX14 homolog gives MLSGKRIADVGYKIFSGSMMLLTVYGGFLCVMRAQRYMQKRKQLELAAQNESTASDAIKE, from the coding sequence ATGCTCAGTGGGAAGCGAATCGCAGACGTGGGCTACAAGATCTTCTCGGGCTCCATGATGCTGTTGACGGTGTACGGCGGATTCCTGTGCGTCATGCGGGCTCAACGCTACATGCAGAAAAGGAAACAGCTAGAGCTGGCGGCACAGAACGAGAGCACGGCTTCAGACGCaattaaagaatga
- the bcdin3d gene encoding pre-miRNA 5'-monophosphate methyltransferase, with translation MMDLGKHATDSEMETCVPHVDSEENEDPGAAPYGNFINYYSFNPPENRLGLIPEALLENIGFGSERVLMLDVGCNSGDLSVALYKHLLHKEASGSDSPKRELYLLGFDLDQDLILRAQNSNPFPQNIQFIPLDITDDQESRTVLESYLGKFGCPRFHLCTCFAVTMWVHLNHGDAAFLSLLSRLASLCECLLLEAQPWKCYRSAARRLRKLGRSDFEHFKALEIRGDMAAHAREHLEKQCSMELMQSFGNTTWDRSLLLFRRR, from the exons ATGATGGATCTGGGAAAACATGCAACGGACTCAG AGATGGAGACTTGCGTTCCCCATGTGGATTCAGAGGAAAATGAAGATCCAGGAGCCGCTCCTTATGGAAACTTCATCAATTATTACAGCTTCAACCCACCAGAGAATCGCTTAGGTTTGATACCAGAAGCGCTGCTTGAAAACATCGGATTCGGTTCTGAACGTGTTTTAATGCTGGATGTGGGATGCAACTCAGGG GACTTGTCCGTTGCTCTGTACAAGCATTTACTGCACAAGGAGGCCTCTGGAAGTGACTCTCCTAAAAGAGAACTGTATCTGCTTGGATTTGACCTGGACCAAGATTTAATCCTTCGGGCACAAAACTCCAACCCCTTTCCCCAGAATATCCAGTTCATCCCCCTGGATATCACAGACGATCAAGAAAGCCGGACAGTGCTAGAGTCATATTTGGGAAAGTTTGGCTGCCCTCGTTTCCATCTGTGCACCTGTTTTGCGGTGACTATGTGGGTGCATCTGAATCACGGAGACGCTGCGTTTCTGTCTCTCCTCTCCAGACTGGCGTCTCTCTGTGAGTGTCTGCTGCTGGAGGCGCAGCCGTGGAAGTGTTACCGCTCTGCTGCACGCCGCTTACGCAAACTGGGCCGCAGCGACTTTGAACACTTCAAGGCACTTGAGATTCGTGGGGACATGGCTGCGCATGCTAGAGAGCACTTGGAAAAGCAGTGCAGCATGGAGCTGATGCAGAGTTTCGGTAATACAACATGGGACAGAAGTCTTCTGCTCTTCAGAAGACGATAA